Within the Leptospira johnsonii genome, the region GGAATCTTTCTTAAATGATCTGGCAAAAAGGATCCAAGACGTTACTTCAGATGTGGCAGGCCATTTTGAACGAGCAGCAAACAAATCCACCAACAGAGAAAGATTGCAGATCTGTGGAGTGATCACTCATAAACAGCTCAAAGATTTAGGCTTTGTGGGAATGGTGGAAAAATGCACAGGTTTTTCCAGAGATCTTCGTCATCACGATCCTAGTTATTCTCTCGCGGGAGAATCCATCAATTTGGGTCTGGATGCAGGCCAAATGAGCGGGGATGCTTGGGCAAGATTCTATCTTCGTTACGAGGAATTGAAGAATAGCGGGCGCTGGTTGACCAAGGCAATTCCAGTATTAAAGAATTTTCATAAAGCATATGAAAGTTTAGAAAAAACGAAAGTTTCCAAACCGAAAGCAGGAGTGTATTTCGGCTCTGCAGAAGGGTGGAGAGGTCCTGTTTTAGTTTCCTTCTCCTTAAATTCTTCCGGTGATATTTCAGAAGCGTATGTAAGAGATCCTTCCGTTCTGAACTGGCATGCTTTAGAACTTGCAGTTAGAGGGGAGAATATAGGGGACTTTCCTCTAAATAATAAATCTTTCAACCTCAGTTATGTGGGAGTGGATCTATGAAACAAATCCAGGAAATCATCAATATATTCCGTCCGGCAAAAAATCTAAATTTCGAAAAGATGGGACCGACTAATCCGAATGCGAGAGGTATTCCAGTACCTGCATCTAAAAAAGGATTTCATCTGGACAAATCGATAGAGAAGGTTTGTCCCACCGGAGGACTGAAGGTATCTTCCTCTAAGGAAGTAATATTCGATTACGGCGCCTGTTTACAATGCGGTCATTGCGTAGAAGCCTCTTCCGGACAATTGGAAAATTCAGGATTCGTCCATGTATACTCCGTCGATAGAGAAGCTTTAAAAGTACGTTATATAGATGGGGTCCCCGTCGCCTACGAGGAAGAAGTTTCCGAAAACGTAAAACAGTTCCGTAAGATCACCAAAAACACAGGTTTTCAATACAGAGAAGTTGCAGCAAGCGGGAATAACGCAACGGAAGCTGAGATTAATGCAAGTTTCAATGCAGTTTTTGACAGCGAAGCAAGTATGGTAAGAGTGGTGGCTTCTCCCAAACATTCGGATGCAGTCGTGTTCGCAGGACCTGTAGGACCGAATATGGAAATTCCTTTGCAAGTCGCCTGGGACACAACCCCTGGACCTAAAGCTCTGATTGCCTGCGGAACCGAAGCAGTTTCCGGCGGATTATTCCAAAGAGGGAAATTGCCAAAAGAGCCGGA harbors:
- a CDS encoding hydrogenase-4 subunit G translates to MKQIQEIINIFRPAKNLNFEKMGPTNPNARGIPVPASKKGFHLDKSIEKVCPTGGLKVSSSKEVIFDYGACLQCGHCVEASSGQLENSGFVHVYSVDREALKVRYIDGVPVAYEEEVSENVKQFRKITKNTGFQYREVAASGNNATEAEINASFNAVFDSEASMVRVVASPKHSDAVVFAGPVGPNMEIPLQVAWDTTPGPKALIACGTEAVSGGLFQRGKLPKEPDLFIGGDPPRPDVIVSAFRYLMGRKKFSFREELSKFISERRSKS